A single window of Bacteroidota bacterium DNA harbors:
- a CDS encoding T9SS type A sorting domain-containing protein, with protein MRKIYLSLFIILPCVMRAQAPVGHMCEDCNHLVMSMQFSGIYMDTSRYYMVPDTSYANNLWQIGYPAKNYFNSSILFGQGAMVTDTINPYPVNNISVFEVAFANCSPFTAAWNCGGYWGPWISINGYIDSDSLHDGGTILVSHSGSPWRNILDDTLPYSVMGDFYTVNDTVSALHQPGFSGHRMLSTEFFYNPEYVNAFDTIRLRFVFASDSIPESKDGWMISYMQIDGIFEGIEEFIKDGLIDVYPVPANAQLNISRKTKSGAAGEVTIYDMTGKIIYSEKIFDDKPIDVSKWPNGNYLVKYVEGKKGTGRTITVLHQ; from the coding sequence ATGAGAAAAATTTACCTGTCACTCTTTATCATTCTGCCTTGCGTTATGCGCGCGCAGGCTCCCGTTGGGCACATGTGCGAAGACTGCAATCATCTTGTGATGAGTATGCAATTCAGCGGAATTTACATGGACACTTCGAGGTATTACATGGTTCCTGATACATCGTACGCAAATAATCTCTGGCAGATCGGCTATCCGGCAAAAAATTATTTTAATTCTTCCATTCTTTTCGGCCAGGGAGCAATGGTCACAGATACGATTAATCCTTATCCCGTAAATAATATTTCTGTTTTCGAAGTTGCGTTTGCCAATTGTTCACCATTCACCGCTGCATGGAATTGTGGCGGTTATTGGGGGCCGTGGATTTCCATCAATGGATATATCGATTCCGATTCGCTGCATGACGGTGGAACAATTCTTGTTTCGCACAGTGGAAGTCCGTGGAGAAATATTCTTGACGATACGCTTCCTTATTCGGTGATGGGAGATTTTTACACGGTAAATGATACTGTTTCCGCTTTGCATCAACCTGGATTTTCGGGGCACCGGATGCTAAGTACAGAATTCTTTTATAATCCTGAATACGTGAATGCATTCGATACGATCCGGCTGCGTTTTGTTTTTGCGAGCGATTCTATTCCTGAATCAAAGGATGGATGGATGATCTCCTATATGCAGATCGACGGGATTTTTGAAGGCATTGAAGAATTTATAAAGGACGGGTTGATCGATGTGTACCCGGTTCCGGCAAATGCACAATTGAATATCTCCAGGAAAACAAAAAGCGGTGCGGCAGGAGAAGTGACGATCTACGACATGACCGGGAAAATCATTTACTCTGAAAAAATATTTGATGACAAACCGATCGACGTGAGTAAATGGCCGAATGGAAATTATCTTGTTAAATATGTGGAAGGCAAAAAGGGGACTGGTCGGACCATAACTGTTTTGCACCAATGA
- a CDS encoding tRNA-binding protein codes for MATFHDFEQLDIRAGTILKAEDFPEAHKPALKLVIGFGELGEKRSSAQITKLYTKEALIGKQIIAVVNFPPRQIGHFISEVLVLGVYGDEGEVILLQPEREVKNGEKIG; via the coding sequence ATGGCAACATTTCATGATTTCGAACAACTGGATATCCGCGCAGGAACAATTTTAAAGGCAGAAGATTTTCCGGAAGCGCACAAACCGGCGTTGAAATTAGTCATCGGGTTCGGCGAGCTCGGTGAGAAAAGATCTTCAGCGCAGATCACAAAACTGTACACGAAAGAAGCGCTCATAGGAAAACAAATTATCGCTGTTGTGAATTTTCCGCCGCGGCAAATAGGCCATTTTATTTCTGAAGTTCTTGTGCTTGGAGTTTACGGCGATGAAGGAGAAGTGATCTTATTGCAGCCGGAACGCGAAGTGAAGAATGGAGAAAAGATCGGCTGA
- the der gene encoding ribosome biogenesis GTPase Der, producing the protein MSELIAIVGRPNVGKSTLFNRLVGHRQAIVDSISGVTRDRQYGHAEWNGKFFSVVDTGGYAEGSEDIFEEEIRRQVKIAIEEASIIFFVVDAKEGITPLDEIVADILRRNKKKIFLVTNKVDTGDKIFLASEFYQLGLGDPWPVSGSNGSGTGELLDELVKFLKPESTAPEKNIPRVAIVGRPNAGKSSIVNSLLGEEKHIVTEIAGTTRDSIDTHFTGFGFDVILVDTAGLRKKTKVHEDLEFYSVMRTIRAIEDCDVCMIVVDAEEGFEGQDMNIFQLAVNNKKGIVILVNKWDLVEKNHKSTKEFEEKIFEKIRPFKDVPVIFTSAITKQRVLKSLEIAMKVFENRKKRISTSELNDVMLPIIEHTPPPSVKASYVKIKYATQLPPKTPVFAFFANHPQYVQESYKRFLENKLREHFDFNGVPISIVLRKK; encoded by the coding sequence ATGTCAGAATTAATTGCAATTGTAGGAAGGCCCAATGTGGGAAAATCAACTTTGTTCAACCGGCTTGTCGGGCACAGGCAGGCGATCGTGGATTCGATCTCGGGCGTTACGCGCGATCGCCAGTACGGCCACGCGGAATGGAATGGAAAATTTTTTTCAGTGGTGGACACCGGCGGATATGCGGAAGGCAGCGAAGATATTTTTGAAGAGGAGATTCGCCGACAAGTGAAGATCGCCATTGAAGAAGCTTCCATTATTTTTTTCGTGGTGGATGCAAAAGAAGGGATCACTCCTCTCGATGAAATAGTTGCTGATATCCTGCGACGCAACAAAAAGAAAATTTTCCTGGTCACGAATAAAGTGGACACCGGCGATAAAATTTTTCTTGCTTCAGAATTTTACCAGCTCGGGCTCGGCGATCCGTGGCCTGTGTCGGGATCGAACGGGAGCGGCACCGGGGAATTACTGGATGAACTGGTGAAATTTTTAAAACCGGAAAGCACAGCGCCGGAAAAAAATATTCCGCGTGTTGCAATCGTTGGCAGGCCGAATGCAGGAAAATCTTCCATTGTGAATTCACTGCTTGGCGAGGAGAAACATATTGTGACGGAGATCGCAGGAACCACGCGCGATTCCATCGACACGCATTTCACCGGCTTTGGATTTGATGTGATACTCGTGGATACCGCAGGTTTGCGCAAAAAAACAAAAGTGCACGAGGATCTCGAATTCTATTCTGTGATGCGCACGATCCGCGCTATCGAAGATTGTGATGTGTGCATGATCGTCGTAGATGCCGAAGAAGGATTTGAAGGACAGGATATGAATATTTTCCAGCTGGCGGTGAATAATAAAAAAGGGATCGTGATCCTGGTGAACAAATGGGATCTCGTGGAAAAGAATCACAAGTCCACAAAAGAATTTGAAGAGAAAATTTTTGAGAAGATACGCCCGTTCAAAGATGTCCCGGTCATTTTCACTTCGGCAATTACCAAACAGCGCGTTCTGAAATCGCTCGAGATCGCCATGAAAGTTTTTGAAAACAGAAAAAAAAGAATTTCCACTTCGGAGCTGAACGATGTGATGCTGCCCATCATCGAGCACACTCCTCCTCCATCGGTGAAAGCGAGTTATGTGAAAATAAAATATGCGACGCAGCTGCCGCCTAAAACACCCGTCTTTGCTTTTTTCGCCAATCACCCGCAGTACGTACAGGAATCCTACAAACGTTTTCTTGAAAATAAACTGAGAGAACATTTCGATTTCAACGGAGTCCCGATCAGCATTGTGCTCAGAAAAAAATAA
- the era gene encoding GTPase Era, with protein MNHKAGFVNIIGNPNAGKSTLMNALVGERISIITSKAQTTRHRIMGIVNGENFQIVYSDTPGILVPKYKLQEGMMQFVGTALADADILLLVIDLTDDRKIEEKTFEKIKGSKAAVIVLLNKTDLVKENKVGQKKEEWKKEFPGAEIIPISALKGQATENVFQKIIELLPEHPAYFPKDEMTDKPERFFVSEIVREKILLYYDQEIPYCCEVVVEDFKEGETLVKIRANIFVSRESQKGIILGHRGAAIKNLGTQARLDLEKFLRKKVFLELFVKVDKEWRDSERQLKRYGYL; from the coding sequence GTGAATCACAAAGCAGGTTTTGTAAATATTATCGGGAATCCGAATGCAGGCAAGAGTACGCTGATGAATGCGCTCGTGGGCGAAAGGATTTCCATCATCACTTCGAAAGCGCAGACTACCCGTCACCGCATTATGGGAATTGTGAACGGGGAAAATTTCCAGATCGTTTATTCCGATACGCCGGGCATCCTGGTTCCGAAATACAAATTGCAGGAAGGAATGATGCAGTTCGTGGGAACGGCGCTCGCCGATGCCGATATTCTCCTGCTCGTTATTGATCTCACTGACGACCGGAAAATTGAAGAAAAAACTTTTGAAAAAATAAAAGGCAGCAAAGCTGCGGTGATCGTTCTGCTCAATAAAACCGACCTGGTGAAAGAGAATAAAGTGGGGCAGAAAAAAGAAGAATGGAAAAAAGAATTTCCCGGAGCAGAGATCATTCCCATTTCCGCGCTAAAGGGGCAGGCCACAGAAAATGTTTTCCAAAAAATAATTGAACTTCTCCCTGAGCATCCCGCTTATTTTCCGAAAGATGAAATGACCGATAAGCCCGAACGGTTTTTTGTTTCAGAGATCGTTCGCGAAAAAATATTATTGTATTACGACCAGGAAATTCCTTATTGCTGCGAAGTGGTAGTGGAAGATTTCAAAGAAGGAGAAACACTCGTGAAGATCCGTGCCAATATTTTTGTATCGCGCGAATCGCAGAAAGGGATTATACTCGGCCACCGTGGCGCAGCAATAAAAAACCTGGGAACACAAGCGCGGCTCGACCTGGAAAAATTCCTCCGGAAAAAAGTTTTTCTTGAATTGTTCGTGAAAGTCGATAAAGAGTGGCGGGACAGTGAGCGGCAGTTGAAGCGATACGGTTATTTGTGA
- a CDS encoding FAD-dependent oxidoreductase produces the protein MERLAIIGTGIAGMGCAHFLQKDFDLTLYEKNDYVGGHTNTISVNENGKEIFFDTGFMVFNHSTYPYLTKLFNELKVETKKTSMSFSVQHVPAGLEYCGSGFNGLFAQRKNIFSPKFIRLLKQISRFNKIANDLITATTENEKQETENLRTTISRFCNEYHFDDEFLYKYLIPMSGAVWSTPPDKMLDFPAMTLIRFFYNHGFLGLNTQHQWWTVAGGSKNYRDKIIAPFKEKIKVNDAVRKVRREAGGITVVSERGEIKFDKVIFASHGDETCAMLENKNESEEKLLSCFHYQKNKATVHTDETVMPKTKRAWSSWNYRITSKSISEPSTIYWMNSLQGVSDKKNYFVSINDSGEVNPKKIIRELNYTHPLFDTAAIDAQKKLPQLNEKGPVYFCGSYFRYGFHEDALLSAVDLCEHILGRKVL, from the coding sequence TTGGAACGTCTCGCCATCATAGGAACAGGAATTGCCGGAATGGGCTGCGCTCATTTTCTCCAAAAAGATTTTGACCTTACGCTTTATGAGAAGAACGATTATGTGGGCGGGCACACGAATACGATTTCCGTAAATGAAAACGGGAAAGAAATTTTTTTCGATACAGGTTTTATGGTCTTCAATCACTCCACCTATCCTTATCTCACAAAACTTTTCAATGAGCTTAAAGTAGAAACCAAAAAAACGAGTATGTCGTTTTCGGTTCAGCATGTTCCGGCAGGGCTTGAATATTGCGGAAGTGGCTTCAACGGATTATTTGCGCAACGGAAAAATATTTTCTCGCCGAAATTCATTCGCCTCCTTAAGCAGATCTCCCGATTCAATAAAATTGCAAATGACCTTATTACCGCAACAACGGAAAACGAAAAACAAGAAACTGAAAACCTAAGGACAACCATATCCCGGTTCTGCAATGAATATCATTTCGATGATGAATTCCTTTACAAATATCTTATTCCTATGAGCGGCGCCGTGTGGTCAACCCCGCCCGACAAGATGCTTGATTTTCCTGCGATGACGCTTATCCGTTTTTTTTATAATCATGGTTTTCTCGGTTTGAATACGCAGCACCAGTGGTGGACAGTGGCCGGTGGAAGTAAAAATTACCGCGATAAGATCATTGCTCCGTTCAAAGAAAAAATAAAAGTGAACGACGCGGTGCGTAAAGTCCGCAGAGAAGCCGGGGGAATAACGGTTGTTTCTGAGCGCGGAGAAATAAAATTCGACAAAGTGATCTTCGCATCACACGGTGATGAAACCTGCGCGATGCTTGAAAATAAAAATGAATCGGAGGAAAAATTACTTTCCTGTTTTCATTACCAGAAAAACAAAGCCACCGTTCACACGGATGAAACAGTTATGCCAAAGACAAAACGTGCATGGTCGTCGTGGAATTATCGCATCACTTCAAAAAGTATTTCTGAACCTTCCACGATCTACTGGATGAATTCGTTGCAGGGTGTTTCGGATAAGAAAAATTATTTTGTTTCCATCAACGATTCCGGTGAAGTGAACCCGAAGAAGATCATTCGCGAATTAAATTACACGCACCCGCTTTTCGATACGGCTGCCATTGACGCTCAGAAAAAATTGCCACAACTGAATGAAAAAGGCCCGGTGTATTTCTGTGGAAGTTATTTTCGCTATGGATTTCATGAAGATGCATTGCTGTCGGCTGTTGATTTGTGCGAACATATTCTCGGCCGGAAAGTTTTGTAG
- a CDS encoding DUF1365 domain-containing protein encodes MHHRFEPKKHRFHYNVFMFCIDLDSLDEDLRKISFVGRNRFNLFSFYDKDHPVNENGERREEGGVRAQLNIYLRSNGVLEPPAKVLLITNLRLLGYVFNPVSFYFCYDEKGKPLCAVAEVQNTFREMKMYFIGKEKFDGKEFHLRTTKYFYVSPFIDHDAEFDFHLELPGEKMNIRIDDYKNEKRLFISTLTGNKKELTSGRILGYFFRFPLITLRIIFLIHWNAMLLWFKKIRFFRKKEFPELQRDVMRKYKQ; translated from the coding sequence ATGCACCACCGTTTTGAGCCGAAGAAACACCGGTTTCATTACAATGTATTCATGTTCTGCATAGACCTTGATTCGCTCGATGAGGATTTGAGAAAAATTTCTTTCGTGGGCAGGAATCGCTTCAACTTATTTTCATTTTACGACAAAGATCATCCTGTGAATGAGAACGGAGAACGGAGGGAGGAAGGAGGAGTGAGAGCTCAGTTAAATATTTATCTCAGGTCGAACGGTGTTTTAGAGCCGCCGGCGAAAGTTTTGCTCATTACCAATTTACGCTTGCTCGGTTACGTTTTCAATCCGGTTTCATTTTATTTCTGTTATGATGAGAAGGGTAAACCGCTTTGTGCTGTTGCTGAAGTGCAGAACACATTCCGTGAAATGAAAATGTATTTTATCGGGAAAGAAAAATTCGATGGGAAGGAATTTCACTTGCGCACCACGAAATACTTTTACGTGTCACCTTTCATCGATCACGACGCCGAATTTGATTTTCACCTCGAATTGCCGGGAGAAAAAATGAATATCCGTATCGATGATTATAAAAATGAAAAACGATTATTCATCAGCACGCTTACCGGGAATAAAAAAGAACTCACTTCCGGACGCATACTCGGATATTTTTTCCGCTTCCCGCTCATTACGCTCAGAATTATTTTTCTCATTCACTGGAATGCAATGCTCCTGTGGTTTAAAAAAATCCGCTTCTTCAGGAAAAAAGAATTCCCGGAATTACAGCGTGATGTGATGAGGAAGTATAAGCAGTAG
- a CDS encoding class I SAM-dependent methyltransferase yields MEKLSGKNHCKEFYVNENMSTVAATYSPGFYERTVLDMLGKMEYGNLSLRLPSGERLDLGNGSGNISAEVEITDPDFFRQCVLFGDVGFGESYVNGLWETSSVTNVIKWFLLNIDQAPNVSGSEVKTFALGLLRIFNKLYHVKRANTTATAKKNIEEHYDLSNDFFAAWLDPTMTYSSAFFERENYSLEEAQQAKYDRLAKLMNLKPQHHVLEIGSGWGGNAIHMAKNYGCAVTSITISKEQQKLAAERVAAAGLSERVKVVLQDYRNMEGQFDRIVSVEMLEAVGAQFYDIYFRQVHRLLKRNGVVALQVITCPDSRFEELRKGVDWIQKHIFPGSLLPSVGALNRAINNTGDLTLVDMKDLGQDYARTLAVWRENFNREKEKINALGFDERFRRKWNYYLSYCEAAFAMRNINVMQMVYSRPNNLSF; encoded by the coding sequence ATGGAAAAATTATCTGGGAAAAACCATTGTAAAGAATTTTACGTAAATGAAAACATGAGCACTGTAGCGGCAACATATTCACCAGGATTTTATGAGCGTACCGTACTCGATATGCTCGGAAAAATGGAGTACGGTAATCTGTCGCTTCGTTTGCCATCGGGAGAAAGGCTGGATCTCGGCAATGGTTCGGGAAATATTTCTGCTGAAGTTGAAATTACCGATCCCGATTTTTTCCGCCAATGTGTTTTGTTCGGTGATGTTGGTTTCGGTGAAAGTTATGTGAATGGTTTGTGGGAAACATCTTCAGTCACCAATGTCATCAAATGGTTTTTGCTGAATATCGACCAGGCGCCAAATGTTTCCGGTAGCGAAGTAAAAACTTTTGCACTCGGATTGCTGCGTATTTTCAACAAACTTTATCATGTGAAACGTGCCAATACAACTGCGACCGCGAAAAAAAATATTGAAGAACATTATGATCTCAGCAATGATTTTTTTGCAGCATGGCTCGATCCGACTATGACTTATTCTTCCGCTTTTTTTGAACGCGAAAATTATTCGCTGGAAGAAGCGCAGCAGGCGAAATATGATCGTCTTGCTAAGCTGATGAATTTAAAACCACAACATCATGTGCTCGAGATCGGGAGCGGGTGGGGTGGAAATGCAATTCACATGGCGAAGAATTATGGATGCGCGGTCACGAGCATTACTATTTCAAAGGAACAACAGAAACTCGCGGCGGAAAGAGTGGCTGCTGCCGGCTTGAGTGAGCGCGTTAAGGTTGTGTTGCAGGACTACCGCAATATGGAAGGCCAATTCGATCGCATTGTAAGTGTAGAAATGCTGGAAGCAGTAGGCGCACAATTCTACGATATTTATTTCCGGCAGGTGCATCGTCTGCTGAAGAGAAACGGCGTCGTTGCGTTGCAGGTGATTACTTGTCCCGATTCGCGCTTTGAAGAATTGCGCAAGGGTGTTGACTGGATACAGAAACATATTTTTCCGGGATCACTGCTTCCTTCTGTGGGTGCGCTCAATCGCGCGATCAATAACACGGGCGATCTCACGCTTGTAGATATGAAAGATCTCGGCCAGGATTATGCGCGCACGCTCGCTGTGTGGAGAGAAAATTTCAACCGTGAAAAAGAAAAAATAAATGCGCTCGGCTTCGATGAACGTTTCCGCCGCAAATGGAATTATTATCTCTCCTATTGTGAAGCGGCGTTTGCAATGAGAAATATCAACGTGATGCAGATGGTGTACAGCAGGCCGAATAATCTTTCGTTCTAG
- a CDS encoding pseudouridine synthase, translated as MIGEGRVRVNGEAESPAYKIESWCEVVVDGKIIQPLKEFHYVRFYKPRGIECTLNEEIENNLRTVFNFPVKLFPVGRLDKESEGLLLMTDDGDLYSKIAWSEKEKEKEYFVTVHKEIDDDFVKKMSGGIEILGRKTKPAKIIPLKEDPFSFHMIITQGMNRQIRRMCYKLGFGVRVLKRIRIDNIFLGELESGEWEEIQLSAAVGSNQRQLSAAI; from the coding sequence ATGATCGGGGAAGGGCGTGTGCGTGTGAATGGGGAAGCGGAATCGCCGGCGTATAAAATTGAATCATGGTGCGAAGTTGTTGTGGATGGAAAAATAATTCAGCCGCTTAAAGAATTTCACTATGTGCGTTTTTACAAACCGCGCGGAATTGAGTGTACACTCAATGAAGAAATAGAAAATAACCTGAGGACAGTTTTTAATTTCCCGGTGAAATTATTCCCGGTTGGGAGACTGGATAAAGAATCGGAAGGGCTTCTGCTGATGACCGACGACGGCGATCTATACAGCAAAATCGCATGGAGCGAAAAAGAAAAAGAGAAAGAATATTTTGTGACTGTGCATAAAGAGATCGATGATGATTTTGTAAAAAAAATGTCAGGCGGAATAGAAATACTCGGGAGGAAAACAAAACCGGCAAAAATTATTCCCTTGAAAGAGGATCCGTTTTCTTTTCACATGATCATCACACAGGGAATGAACAGGCAGATAAGAAGAATGTGTTACAAGCTGGGATTCGGTGTTCGTGTGCTGAAGAGAATCCGTATCGATAATATTTTTCTTGGGGAATTGGAAAGTGGAGAATGGGAGGAAATTCAGTTGTCAGCGGCAGTAGGCAGTAATCAGCGGCAGTTGTCAGCGGCAATTTAG
- a CDS encoding NAD(P)-dependent oxidoreductase: protein MPATKKLLLTGATGFIGSHVQNIFFREGWEVTALARKIPERKINGVKYIPFDFENPSLPGLGEQFDAFIHAGYVKQQKGKNISEINLKATKFILDHLKGQLNCHQIFISSLSSKENALSEYGKQKFEIEKLFSGKDSCVVRAGLVLGNGGLFSSMKKYLEKKNIIPLFGDGKQPVQTVHIDDLVHAIRKISNEKQTGKFVIAEDEPIAYREFYSLLCEKLGKKPRFVRAGFGIASFLISTASSMGIELPVTKDNLLGLKQMEKVSSKKDLEKLGIELRSWKESLLNCR from the coding sequence ATGCCCGCTACAAAAAAACTTCTCCTCACCGGCGCAACAGGATTCATCGGATCTCATGTGCAGAATATTTTTTTTCGTGAAGGGTGGGAAGTTACGGCGCTTGCCAGGAAAATTCCGGAGAGAAAGATCAATGGCGTAAAGTATATTCCTTTCGATTTTGAAAATCCTTCACTTCCCGGACTCGGAGAACAATTCGATGCATTCATTCACGCAGGATACGTAAAGCAGCAAAAAGGAAAAAATATATCCGAAATAAATCTTAAAGCGACAAAATTTATTCTCGATCATCTCAAAGGACAACTGAATTGTCACCAGATTTTTATTTCTTCGCTTTCCTCGAAGGAGAATGCGTTATCGGAATATGGGAAACAGAAATTTGAAATTGAAAAACTTTTTTCAGGGAAAGATTCGTGCGTAGTGCGCGCAGGACTTGTTCTCGGCAATGGCGGACTTTTCTCGTCGATGAAAAAATACCTGGAAAAGAAAAATATCATTCCGTTATTCGGCGATGGGAAACAACCGGTGCAAACTGTTCACATCGATGATCTCGTGCATGCGATCCGGAAAATTAGCAATGAAAAACAAACCGGAAAATTCGTGATCGCCGAAGATGAACCCATTGCCTATCGTGAATTCTATTCACTGCTCTGCGAAAAACTCGGCAAAAAACCAAGATTCGTCCGAGCCGGTTTCGGGATCGCTTCTTTTCTGATCAGTACAGCTTCCTCCATGGGAATTGAATTGCCGGTCACAAAAGATAATTTACTCGGTTTAAAGCAAATGGAAAAAGTTTCGTCGAAAAAAGACCTGGAAAAACTAGGGATCGAATTACGAAGCTGGAAAGAAAGTCTTCTAAATTGCCGCTGA
- a CDS encoding 2TM domain-containing protein: MENLTEKDQLLWKIAKKRVSFRRHLFVYLIINAFVWAVWILQWIHHGPEMDGMASVDVNGHMHRWMFPWPIFMTLGWGIGVAFDYYNSYVSNKWDAIEKEFEKLKNKN; this comes from the coding sequence ATGGAAAACCTCACCGAAAAAGATCAACTCCTCTGGAAGATCGCAAAGAAGCGCGTTAGTTTTCGCCGCCATCTTTTTGTTTATCTCATCATTAACGCGTTCGTTTGGGCCGTCTGGATCCTGCAATGGATACACCACGGACCAGAAATGGATGGAATGGCTTCTGTCGATGTCAATGGTCACATGCACCGATGGATGTTTCCCTGGCCGATCTTCATGACACTGGGATGGGGAATTGGTGTTGCATTCGATTATTACAATTCTTATGTGAGTAATAAATGGGATGCTATTGAAAAAGAATTTGAAAAACTGAAGAATAAGAACTGA
- a CDS encoding transcriptional regulator codes for MKPFKDLDPVLHSQLRLAVVSILISVKEAEFNYLKEKTESTAGNLSIQIQKLKETGYIDVEKKFRDNYPLTICRITSKGTKAFKEYVSAIQDYLK; via the coding sequence ATGAAGCCGTTTAAAGATCTCGATCCTGTTCTTCATTCGCAACTGCGTCTTGCCGTTGTTTCCATTCTCATTTCCGTGAAAGAAGCGGAATTCAATTACCTGAAAGAAAAAACAGAATCAACCGCTGGCAATCTCAGTATACAAATACAGAAACTGAAAGAAACGGGTTACATTGATGTAGAAAAAAAATTTCGCGATAATTATCCGCTCACTATTTGCAGGATCACATCGAAAGGAACAAAAGCTTTTAAAGAATATGTATCCGCAATTCAGGATTATCTTAAATAG